In the SAR324 cluster bacterium genome, TTGCGGTATCCAGTAAGTGAAGCTCGAAATGTCCTTGGTTCACGATTCTCATTGCGGCTGTAAATTCCATATTTTGCCACACCTGTGAAGACGAAAGGCAAAATGCCAGCAGTGATCAGAAAATAATAAGAATAATCCGTTGACGATAAATCCATAAGAATTACAAACAATTGAACTGGTTAAAAAATGAAGAAAGTGGATCGAATTCGTGGAGCAATACTTGGAGCAGCTGTAGCCGATGCAGCAGGCTGTCCCCTGCACTGGATTTATGATCGTGAAAGGATGGAATCACTTTTAAAAACACGATTTCAGTCAGAGTTTTGGCCAACCAGTGAATCTCTATTTTACTCTCTTCCAGCTGGTGCACACTGCTCCAACTTTGATACCACACTCGTGGTGCTTAGGGCTCTTGGAGAGAATAGCGGTAAATTTAATCCTTCGATTTTATTGAAAATACCGAGGAGCATTTTGGATCTAAATCCGCTTGCGAAGAATCATTTCAAGCCCGAAATAAGCGGTATGCTGACACGAAAAAGGGATGAAAAAAACACCTGATCCAATTAATGGAACTTGGCGGAATGGTTTGATGACCAAAATTTTGAGGAATCACTGATTAACGAGTCAGGCCCTTTTGGATCAGAAGACACCTCTGAGTTGGATGTCTTCTGCGCAGCATTCCCAGTTTTGTTGATTGAATCCAGAAAAGAATCTTTGGAGAAATCAAACCAAGCTTTGAGGCTTCTAGCTAACAGCACAACCTGTAGCGACCATGCCTTGGTGACAGGAACACTACTGAAATGAGCAATCGATGGAGAATCTGATCCTGTCAACAAACTTTTAACTGATTATCCAAAGCTGTTTTCACAAAAGGTGAAAGAGGAAATCGAATTGGTCGTTGAGCATCTGGATAAAGATCATACAGATTTTGTTGAGCGAATTGGCAAAGCTTGTCCTTTTTCTGGGACCTCTCAAGGAGCACTCCACGCCTTTTTGGAAGGTGAATCTTTCATTGAATCCGTCAGGATGATTATCCATGCGGGAAGATGTAATTGTTCTAGAGCTATTCAGGTTGGGGCAATTTGTGTTACTTTGTCAGGAGTTGAAGCCATACCGCAAAATTGGATAGAGAAGACTCATCCCTGGAGTGAGTTAACCCATCTTTTGAATGATAAGTTGGTCAGTATAGAATGAGAATGATGCAACAATTTGGTTCCTTACCCTTCTTGCTTTTAACGTTACTGATTTTGGCATCCTACATTTTGTTTCGTTAAGCAGATCATCCCCTTACAGGATGTTGTTACAGCTTTTCAATACTTGGGATCTCTATTCGATTCTGGTTAACAAGCTATTAATTGCTTCAAAACTTCAAAGTGATTTCAAGAAATTGGAATGAATTTAGATGATTAATCAAATATAATTTCAGTTATACTTTGCTTGCAAAATCCAAGGAAGCAATTATTGTTTCAAAGATTCCTGTCCGTCAGAGTTACCATAGTTGCGATAAGCTCATCTCCCGGCTTGGAAAGTCACCAAGTTTCCACTAAATATGCTTAGCATTCAGGAAGGTTTCAAAATTTTTTATTGGACTGATTTTAGCATTCCAACGTAAACAAATTTTTTTGAACCATATCAATTATGAAAGTTCCTGAAAACTGAATAAGGACTGTAATGGCAGAAAACGATGATGATCTAAGCTTAGACGGTTTCGATACTGACGATGACAGTTTGAGCTTTGACGATATGGACTTAGATTCGGGAATGTCTGAGGTTTCAGAAATTGGTTTCGATGATGAGTCTGCAGAAGCCAGCAGTGATTCAGATGAGTTTGAAAGTCTTGGTGCGGATGATTCTGGCGATTCAGATGATGAGTTATTAGATGCTCTGAGTGAGGATGCACCTGTTGATGAGCCTGAAACAGTCAGTGCCGATGCAGAGATGCAATTTGATGTTGATGGTTCGGCAGATGATCTTCAAGAAATGTCTATGGATACAGAACCAGTTGGGGGAGGGGATGAGTCCGAATCAACTGCTGAGGTGGAAAATGGCCTGGAAGAAGACCCATTCGCTGAACACTTGAATGAAGATGAACCAAGTTTCTCCCCTGAAATTGAAGAGGATGATGAGGCCGATCCTTTCCTGACCAGTTCAGAACCAGTTGAATCAGATCCTGAGAATACTGTTGATCCTGAGTCAGAAGAAACTATTTTAGAAGAGGTACCACCGGTTGTCGCCGCAGCTGCGGGCATTGCCGCAGTTGGTATCGTCGCTGAAAACTCTGCGCAAGTAACT is a window encoding:
- a CDS encoding ADP-ribosylglycohydrolase family protein yields the protein MKKVDRIRGAILGAAVADAAGCPLHWIYDRERMESLLKTRFQSEFWPTSESLFYSLPAGAHCSNFDTTLVVLRALGENSGKFNPSILLKIPRSILDLNPLAKNHFKPEISGMLTRKRDEKNT
- a CDS encoding ADP-ribosylglycohydrolase family protein — protein: MKEEIELVVEHLDKDHTDFVERIGKACPFSGTSQGALHAFLEGESFIESVRMIIHAGRCNCSRAIQVGAICVTLSGVEAIPQNWIEKTHPWSELTHLLNDKLVSIE
- a CDS encoding FliM/FliN family flagellar motor switch protein; translated protein: MAENDDDLSLDGFDTDDDSLSFDDMDLDSGMSEVSEIGFDDESAEASSDSDEFESLGADDSGDSDDELLDALSEDAPVDEPETVSADAEMQFDVDGSADDLQEMSMDTEPVGGGDESESTAEVENGLEEDPFAEHLNEDEPSFSPEIEEDDEADPFLTSSEPVESDPENTVDPESEETILEEVPPVVAAAAGIAAVGIVAENSAQVTGEMSVGTELLMNVHHEATVEIARTRLTGEEITQLTHGSVIELDKAAGEPVDIVLNGKLVAHGEIVVINREKLGVRVIGIHQG